One Oncorhynchus tshawytscha isolate Ot180627B unplaced genomic scaffold, Otsh_v2.0 Un_contig_5345_pilon_pilon, whole genome shotgun sequence genomic window, tatatatatatagactgacctgaatgcttctagagtgtgtgtgtatatatagactgacctgaatgcttctagagtgtgtgtgtatatatagactgacctgaatgcttctagagtgtgtgtgtgtatatatagactgacctgaatgcttctagagtgtgtgtatatatatagactgacctgaatgcttctagagtgtgtgtgtatatagactgacctgaatgcttctagtgtgtatatatagactgacctgaatgcttctagagtgtgtgtgtatatagactgacctgaatgcttctagagtgtgtatatatagactgacctgaatgcttctagagtgtgtgtatatatatatattagactgacctgaatgcttctagagagtgtgtgtgtgtgtatatatatatatatatatatatatagactgacctgaatgcttctagagtgtgtgtgtatatatatatatatagactgacctgaatgcttctagagtgtgtgtatatatagactgacctgaatgcttctagagtgtgtgtgtatatatatatgacctatatatagactgacctgaatgcttctagagtgtgtgtgtatatatatatatatatatatatagactgacctgaatgcttctagagtgtgtgtgtatatatatatatatatagactgacctgaatgcttctagtgtgtgtgtgtatatatatatatatatatagactgacctgaatgcttctagagtgtgtgtgtgtatatatatatatatatagactgacctgaatgcttctagagtgtgtgtatatatatagactgacctgaatgcttctagagtgtgtgtatatatatagactgacctgaatgcttctagagtgtgtatatatatatatagactgacctgaatgcttctagagtgtgtgtgtatatagactgacctgaatgcttctagagtgtgtgtgtatatatatatatatagactgacctgaatgcttctagagtgtgtgtgtatatatatatagactgacctgaatgcttctagagtgtgtgtatatatagactgacctgaatgcttctagagtgtgtgtgtgtatatatagactgacctgaatgcttctagagtgtgtgtgtatatatagactgacctgaatgcttctagagtgtgtgtatatatatatatatatatatatagactgacctgaatgcttctagagtgtgtgtatatatatatatagactgacctgaatgcttctagagtgtgtgtatatatagactgacctgaatgcttctagagtgtgtgtgtgtatatatatatagactgacctgaatgcttctagagtgtgtgcatatatatatagactgacctgaatgcttctagagtgtgtgtatatatagactgacctgaatgcttctagagtgtgtgtatatatagactgacctgaatgcttctagagtgtgtgtgtatatatatatatatagactgacctgaatgcttctagagtgtgtgtatatatatatatagactgacctgaatgcttctagagtgtgtgtgtatatagactgacctgaatgcttctagagtgtgtgtgtgtatatatatagactgacctgaatgcttctagagtgtgtgtgtgtatatatagactgacctgaatgcttctagagtgtgtgtatatatagactgacctgaatgcttctagagtgtgtgtgtgtatatatagactgccctgaatgcttctagagtgtgtgtatatatagactgacctgaatgcttctagtgtgtgtatatatatatatatatagactgacctgaatgcttccagagtgtgtgtatatatatatagactgacctgaatgcttctagagtgtgtgtatatatagactgacctgaaaacttctagagtgtgtgtgtatatatatatagactgacctgaatgcttctagagtgtgtgcatatatatatagactgacctgaatgcttctagagtgtgtgtatatatagactgacctgaatgcttctagagagtgtgtatatatagactgacctgaatgcttctagagtgtgtgtgtatatatatatatatagactgacctgaatgcttctagagtgtgtgtgtatatatagactgacctgaatgcttctagagtgtgtgtatatatagacggacctgaatgcttctagagtgtgtgtgtatatatagacggacctgaatgcttctagagtgtgtgtgtatatatagacggacctgaatgcttctagagtgtgtgtgtgtatatatagactgacctgaatgcttctagagtgtgtgtgtatatatagactgacctgaatgcttctagagtgtgtgtatatatatatatatatatatatagactgacctgaatgcttctagagtgtgtgtgtatatatagactgacctgaatgcttctagagtgtgtgtaaatatagactgacctgaatgcttctagagtgtgtgtatatatagactgacctgaatgcttctagagtgtgtgtgtatatatatatatagactgacctgaatgcttctagagtgtgtgtgtatatagactgacctgaatgcttctagagtgtgtgtgtatatatatagactgacctgaatgcttctagagtgtgtgtgtatatatagactgacctgaatgcttctagagtgtgtgtatattatatatagactgacctgaatgcttctagagtgtgtgtgtgtatatatagactgacctgaatgcttctagagtgtgtgtgtgtatatagactgacctgaatgcttctagagtgtgtgtgtgtatatatagactgacctgaatgcttctagagtgtgtgtgtgtatatatagactgacctgaatgcttctagagtgtgtgtatatatatagactgacctgaatgcttctagagtgtgtgtgtatatagactgacctgaatgcttctagagtgtgtgtgtatatatatatagactgacctgaatgcttctagagtgagtgtgtatatatatatagactgacctgaatgtttctagagtgtgtgtgtatatagactgacctgaatgcttctagagtgtgtgtatatatatagactgacctgaatacttctagagtgtgtgtatacatagactgacctgaatgcttctagagtgtgtgtatatatagacggacctgaatgcttctagagtgtgtgtgtatatatagactgacctgaatgcttctagagtgtgtgtgtatatatatagactgacctgaatgcttctagagtgtgtgtgtgtatatagactgacctgaatgcttctagagtgtgtgtgtgtatatatagactgacctgaatgcttctagagtgtgtgtgtatatatatagactgacctgaatgcttctagagtgtgtgtatatatatagactgacctgaatgcttctagagtgtgtgtgtatatagactgacctgaatgcttctagagtgtgtgtatatatagactgacctgaatgcttctagagtgtgtgtgtaatatatatagactgacctgaatgcttctagagtgagtgtgtatatatatatatagactgacctgaatgtttctagagtgtgtgtgtatatacaggactgacctgaatgcttctagagtgtgtgtatatatatagactgacctgaatacttctagagtgtgtgtatacatagactgacctgaatgcttctagagtgtgtgtatatatagacggacctgaatgcttctagagtgtgtgtgtatatatagacggacctgaatgcttctagagtgtgtgtgtatatatagactgacctgaatgcttctagagtgtgtgtgtatatatagactgacctgaatgcttctagagtgtgtgtgtaaatatagactgacctgaatgcttctagagtgtgtgtatatatagactgacctgaatgcttctagagtgtgtgtgatatatatatagactgacctgaatgcttctagagtgtgtgtgtatatagactgacctgaatgcttctagagtgtgtgtgtatatatagactgacctgaatgcttcgagtgtgtgtgtatatatatagactgacctgaatgcttctagagtgtgtgtgtgtatatagactgacctgaatgcttctagagtgtgtgtgtgtatatatagactgacctgaatgcttctagagtgtgtgtgtgtatatatagactgacctgaatgcttctagagtgtgtgataatatatatagactgacctgaatgcttctagagtgtgtgtgtatatagactgacctgaatgcttctagagtgtgtgtgtataatatatatagactgacctgaatgcttctagagtgagtgtgtatatatatatagactgacctgaatgtttctagagtgtgtgtgtatatagactgacctgaatgcttctagagtgtgtgtatatatatagactgacctgaatacttctagagtgtgtgtatacatagactgacctgaatgcttctagagtgtgtgtatatatagacggacctgaatgcttctagagtgtgtgtgtatatatagacggacctgaatgcttctagagtgtgtgtgtatatatagactgacctgaatgcttctagagtgtgtgtgtatatatagactgacctgaatgcttctagagtgtgtgcgtaaatatagactgacctgaatgcttctagagtgtgtgtgtatatagactgacctgaatgcttctagagtgtgtgtgtatatatatatagactgacctgaatgcttctagagtgtgtgtgtatatagactgacctgaatgcttagagtgtgtgtatatatatagactgacctgaatgcttctagagtgtgtgtgtatatatatagactgacctgaatgcttctagagtgtgtgtgtgtatatagactgacctgaatgcttctagagtgtgtgtgtgtatatatagactgacctgaatgcttctagagtgtgtgtgtgtatatatagactgacctgaatgcttctagagtgtgtgatatatatatagactgacctgaatgcttctagagtgtgtgtgtatatagactgacctgaatgcttctagagtgtgtgtgtatatatatatagactgacctgaatgcttctagagtgagtgtgtatatatatatagactgacctgaatgtttctagagtgtgtgtgtatatagactgacctgaatgcttctagagtgtgtgtatatatatagactgacctgaatacttctagagtgtgtgtatacatagactgacctgaatgcttctagagtgtgtgtatatatagacggacctgaatgcttctagagtgtgtgtgtatatatagacggacctgaatgcttctagagtgtgtgtgtatatatagactgacctgaatgcttctagagtgtgtgtgtatatatagactgacctgaatgcttctagagtgtgtgtgtaaatatagactgacctgaatgcttctagagtgtgtgtgtatatatagactgacctgaatgcttctagagtgtgtgtgtatatatagactgacctgaatgcttctagagtgtgtgtgtaaatatagactgacctgaatgcttctagagtgtgtgtgtgtatatatagactgacctgaatgcttctagagtgtgtgtgtatatatagactgacctgaatgcttctagagtgtgtgtgtatatatagactgacctgaatgcttctagagtgtgtgtgtatatatagactgacctgaatgcttctagagtgtgtgtgtgtatatatagactgacctgaatgcttctagagtgtgtgtgtatatatagactgtgtatatatagacttgggaaatctttttgtatccaaatcccggctttaaacttcttcacaacagtatctcggacctgcctggtgtgttccttgttcttcatgatgctctctttttaacggacctctgagactatcacagtgcatgtgcatttatacggagacttgattacacacaggtggattgtgtttatcatcattagtcatttaggtcaacattggatcattcagagatcctcactgaacttctggaaagAGTTTGCTGcaatgaaagtaaaggggctgaataattttgcacgcccaatttttcagtttttgatttgttaaaaaagtttgaaatatccaataaatgtcgttccacttcatgattttgtcccacttgttgttgattcttcacacaaaaaaatacagttttatatctttatgtttgaagcctgaaatgtggcaaaaggtcgcaaagttcaaaggggccgaatactttcgcaaggcactgtatatagactgacctgaatgcttctagagtgtgtgtacatatagactgacctgaatgttTCTCTTGTAGATCTTGGGGACCGGTCATACCCGGACGTACGTCAAGGAGCACTCCATCGTGGATCCCGAGGAGAAAAAGATGGAGCTTTATTCAACTAATGTGAGTGGAAAGCAGTCCCCTTCTCTTGTATAAtcaggtttctgttgttgttggtatCTTCGTGAACGTTTTATACAAATTCTTGTCTTCTTCTTCGTCCCGCAGATAACTCTAACCAATCTGGTGTCAGTGGATGAACGACTGGTTTACAGACCTCATCCAGACAACCCAGAGGTGTAAGGAGAAACAAATAACACATTACAACCCAGCAtgataacacattacaacacattacaacctagCATGATAACACATTACGACCTAGCAGgataacacattacaacctagcaggataacacattacaacctagcatgataacacattacaacctagCATGATAACACATTACGACCTAGCAGGATAACACATgataacacattacaacctagcatgataacacattacaacctagcaggataacacattacaacctagcatgataacacattacaacctagCATGATAACATTACAACCTAGCatgataacacattataacacattacaacctagCATGATAACACATTATGACACTTTACAACCTAGCAGGATAACACATTATGACACTTTACAACCTAGCAGgataacacattacaacctagCATGATAACACATTATGACACTTTACAACCTAGCAGGATAACATAACACATTACAACCTATCATgataacacattacaacctagcacgataacacattacaacctagcaggataacacattacaacctagcacgataacacattacaacctagcacgataacacattacaacctagcatgataacacattacaacctagcatgataacacattataacacattacaacctagCATGATAACACTTTACAACCTAGCatgataacacattataacacattacaacctagcatgataacacattacaacctagCATGATAACACATTACTGGTAACCTAGCAGGATAACACATgataacacattacaacctagCATGATAACACATTATGACACTTACAACCTAGCATGATAACACATTATGACACTTTACAACCTAGCATgataacacattacaacctagcaggataacacattataacacattacaaccCAGCATgataacacattacaacctagcaggataacacattataacacattacaacctagCATGACACATTTATAACAACCTGGTATGTGTCGTTTCCACTTACCTCATTTACAAATGAATATTAactccccctccacccttcctctgTACTGCAACTATCTtgttccccctccacccctcctctgtccctctcagtgCTGTTCTAACTATCTtgttccccctccacccctcctctgtccctctcagtgCTGTTCTAACTATCTtgttcccctccacccctcctctgtccctctcagtgCTGTTCTAACTATCTtgttccccctccacccctcctctgtccctctcagtgCTGTTCTAACTATCTTGttccccccctccacccctcctctgtccctctcagtgCTGTTCTAACTATCTTGttctcccccctccacccctcctctgtccctctcagtgCTGTTCTAACTATCTTGttccccccctccacccctcctctgtccctctcagtgCTGTTCTAACTATCTTGTTCccccttccacccctcctctgtccctctcagtgCTGTTCTAACTATCTtgttcctcccctccacccctcctctgtccctctcagtgCTGTTCTAACTATCTtgttccccctccacctctcctctgtccctctcagtgCTGTTCTAACTATCTTGTTCACaaccctcctctgtccctctcagtgCTGTTCTAACTATCAcaacccccctccacccctcttctgtcctctcaGTGCTGTTCTAACTATCttgttccctcctctgtccctctcagtaCTGTTCTGACCCAGGAGGCCATCATCACAGTAAAAGGAGTCAGTTTGAGCAGTTACCTGGAAGGAATGATGGCCCACAGAATGTCAGCTAATGCCAGAAAGGTGCTgttgtaaccctaaccccatacagtataaccataccTCAGAATGCCAGCTAACTCCAGACAGGTGCTGTTGTAATAAGTTACTCTCAGAATCTCCTTAAACGATACTGATGTAACAATCCCTGAGCGTGTTCTGCATGCAGCATTTAGCCTTAATGCTTTCCTGACTGAAGAGAGACGGTCCACGGACCAAACTATCATTAGACGTCTCTGTGTGGCTGACCTCGACCATGTTTTCTCTGAAATGAGTTGGGATGCTCTATCTAAGAGCTTCTCTGTGTGTTACTGTCTCTATAGGGTTGGGATGCTCTATCTAAGATCTTCTCTGTGTGTTACTGTCTCTATAGGGTTGGGATGCTCTATCTAAGATCTTCTCTGTGTGTTACTGTCTCTATAGGGTTGGGATGCTATTGAGTGGATCATTCAGAACTCTGAAAGGGAGAACGTTCCTCTGTGTGAGCTGTACTGACTCTGGTAACTACTCTTCCCTGGCTGAGCTCAGCAGCACCTGACTGGTAACTACTCTTCCCTGGCCTAGCTCAGCAGCACCTGACTGGTAACTATTCTTCCCTGGCTGAGCTCAGCAGCACCTGACTGGTACTATTCTTCCCTGGCCTAGCTCAGCAGCACCTGACTGGTAACTACTCTTCCCTAGCCTAGCTCAGCAGCACCTGACTGGTAACTATTCTTCCTGGCTGAGCTTAGCAGCACCTGACTGGTAACTACTCTTCTCTGGCTGAACTTAGCAGCACCTGACTGGTAACTACTCTTCTCTGGCTGAACTCAGCTGCACCTGACTGGTAACTACTCTTCTCTGGCTGAACTTAGCTGCACCTGACTGGTAACTACTCTTCTCTGGCTGAGCTTAGCAGCACCTGCCTGGCATGCTGCTGTAATGgttcatggggcggcagggtagcctagtggttagagcgttggactagtaaccggaaggttgcaagttcaaacccccaagctgacaaggtacaaatctgtcgttctgcccctgaacccagTTAACCCaggttcctagaccagttaacccactgttcctaggccatcattgaaaataagaattcatTCATGTTCTTCTATCAAGACAATTAGAACCAGACAAGGTCCAATACTTTCAGCAATGAAATGGGGAAAAACTTGAAAGCGCCTGTCAACTTTCTGTCTGTTTGATAATAACACTTCTGCTATTGTTGCCTGCAGGAAGGGCCAATCAGAGGACTGTGTCACGACATGATCAGGGACTATGTCATCCTACACCAAGCAGCCAAACCTCCCACATGGCAGCCAGCCCAGACAAACCTCCCACATGGCAACCAGCCCAGACAAACCTCCCACATGGCAACCAGCCCAGACAAACCTCCCACATGGCAACCAGCCCAGACAAACCTCCCTGGTGACAGGCAGCTAGGAATCAGAACCCTCCCTGGTGACCAGGCTTTATAGAGGGCATCACAACCCTCCCTGGTGCCCAGGCTTCATAGAGGGCATCACAACCCTCCCTGGTGACCAGGCTTCATAGAGGGCATCACAACCCTCCCTGGTGACCAGGCTTCATAGAGGGCATCACAACCCTCCCTGGTGACCAGGCTTCATAGAGGGCATCACAACCCTCCCTGGTGACCAGGCTTCATAGAGGGCATCACAACCCTCCCTGGTGACCAGGCTTCATAGAGGGCATCACAACCCTCATCACAACCCTCCCTGGTGACCAGGCTTCATAGAGGGCATCACAACCCTCCCTGGTGACCAGGCTTCATAGAGGGCATCACAACCCTCCCTGGTGACCAGGCTTCATAGAGGGCAATCACAACCCTCCCTGGTGACCAGGCTTCATAGAGGGCATCACAGCCCTCATCACAACCCTCCCTGGTGACCCTCATCACAACCCTCCCTGGTGACCAGGCTTCATAGAGGGCATCACAACCTCCCTGGTGACCAGGCTTCATAGAGGGCATCACAACCCTCCCCGGTGACCAGGCTTCATAGAGGGCATCACAACCCTCCCTGGTGACCAGGCTTCATAGAGGGCATCACAACCCTCCCCGGTGACCAGGCTTCATAGAGGGCATCACAACCCTCCCTGGTGACCAGGCTTCATAGAGGGCATCACAACCCTCCTCCATGCCCATAAGGGAATGTTGCTGTCTGTCAAGTCGACGATCAATAGAAACACAAGGGTTATTAATATATCATCAGAAAGACTGCGATCATTGATCCTTCCACAGAAAGATTTCCCTACTGAGGGATTGAGGCCAACGTTAATGTCCAGGAGGATATTGATTGGATACAAAGGTCTATGATAGATGTAGGTtgtgtgccatttaggatgctatTTAGGATGACATTTAGAATGCTATTCAGGATGCTATTTAGGGTGCTATTTAGGATGCCATTTAGGGTGCTATTTAGGGTGCTATTTAGGATGCTATTTAGGATGAATTACATATAAAAGCTACAAAATGTCATTCTCCATATGAAATGCGGATGGTATTTGCTATGGAAATTATCTACTGCCATACACTGTATGAAGTATGCATTCAGCATTCTCATACGGGAGGTTCATCCAGGGAATCTGTCACAACATTCTCATACGGGAGGTTCATCCAGGGAATCTGTCACAACATTCTCTTACAGGAGGTTCATCCAGGGAATCTGTCACAACATTCTCTTACGGAAGGTTCTTCCAGGGAATCTGTCACAACATTCTCTTACGGAAGGTTGCTATTTAGGATGCCATTTAGGTGCTATTTAGGATGCTATTTAGGATGAATTACATATAAAAGCTACAAATGTCATTCTCCATATGAAATGCTTCCAGGGAATCTGTCACAACATTCTCTTACGGAAGGTTCATCCAGGGAATCTGTCACAACATTCTCTTACGGGAGGTTCTTCCAGGGAATCTGTCACAACATTCTCTTACGGGAGGTTCTTCCAGGGAATCTGTCACAACATTCTCTTATGGAAGGTTCTTCCAGGGAATCTGTCACAACATTCTCTTACGGAAGGTTCTTCCAGGGAATCTGTCACAACATTCTCTTACGGAAGGTTCTTCCAGGGAATCTGTCACAACATTCTCTTACGGAAGGTTCTTCCAGGGAATCTGTCACAACATTCTCTTACAGAAGGTTCTTCCAGGGAATCTGTCACAACATTCTCTTACGGAAGGTTCTTCCAGGGAATCTGTCACAACATTCTCTTACGGAAGGTTCTTCCAGGGAATCTGTCACAACATTCTCTTACGGAAGGTTCTTCCAGGGAATCTGTCACAACATTCTCTTACGGAAGGTTCTTCCAGGGAATCTGTCACAACATTCTCTTACGGAAGGTTCTTCCAGGGAATCTGTCACAACATTCTCTTACAGAAGGTTCTTCCAGGGAATCGGTCACAACATTCTCTTACGGAAGGTTCAATGGTTTTTCATATTTAAACGAGTTTCTTTGACGTTTTAAACACAATGGATATTTCTTTGCACGTAGAGAGTCTAGGATTATGAAGGTATATACATTAAATGAATGTACAGTGACCTCACATAGATAGGAAAACTACAGTAGagctaacaatgcagtaaaaataTATCTAAATGTTCAGACAGAAAGTTCCAGGGTTAGAGAGAACAACCTCACTCTACAGACCAGGGTGATATGTTACATAGCTGTGAACAGGACCTCGTTGGGTTGGCAAATGGACATGACAAATGGGTATTTTAACGGGCTAACAAGTATTGGTAGCCGCTGCTGTCATTAACAACACTGGACCTATGTTTAAACTCATGTctaaaatggcatcctattccctacataatgcactactttagaccgggaccctatcccctatatagtgcactactttagaccagagccctattccctatgtagtgcactactttagaccagggccctattcgatatatagtgcactactttagaccagggccctattccctacatagtgcactactttagaccagggccctattccctacatagtgcactactttagaccaggaccctatcccctatatagtgcactacttcaaaccagagccctattccctatgtagtgcactactttagaccagagccctatcccctatatagtgcactactttaaaccagagccctatatagtgcactactttagaccagagacctattccctatatagtgcactactatagaccagagccctattccctatgtaggtactactatagaccagagcccttttccctatatagtgcactactatagaccagagccctattccctatatagtggtactactatagaccagagccctattccctatatagtggtactacttagaccaggccctattccctatatagtggtactactttagaccagggccctattccctatatagtgcactactttagaccagggccctattccctatatagtgcactactatagaccagagccctattccctatatagtgcactactttaaaccagagccctatatagtggtactactatagaccagagccctattccctatatagtggtactactatagaccagagccctattccctatatagtgctactacttagaccagggccctattccctatatagtactactatagaccagagccctattccctatatagtgcactactttagaccagagccctatatagtggtactactatagaccagagccctattccctatatagtggtactactttagaccagagggcCCTAgaccctatatagtggtactactatagaccagggccctattccctatatagtgcactactttagaccagggccctattccctatagtggtactactttagaccagagccctatttttaaaattgatttattttttactagttcattttagaccagagccctattccctatatagtggtactactttagaccagggccctattccctatatagtggtactactttagaccagggccctattccctatatagtgcactactttagaccagagtccaatGGCCAACTAAGACACTTTACTGACTGGTTTATTTATAGCGTCTTCTTATACTTGAATGATCACAGTT contains:
- the prelid3a gene encoding PRELI domain containing protein 3A, with the protein product MKIWSTEHVFSYPWETVIKAAMRKYPNPMNPNVVGVDVLDRNLDTDGRLHSHRLLSTEWGLPGIVRAILGTGHTRTYVKEHSIVDPEEKKMELYSTNITLTNLVSVDERLVYRPHPDNPEVTVLTQEAIITVKGVSLSSYLEGMMAHRMSANARKGWDAIEWIIQNSERENVPLCELY